One window of the Salminus brasiliensis chromosome 1, fSalBra1.hap2, whole genome shotgun sequence genome contains the following:
- the LOC140557018 gene encoding testis-specific serine/threonine-protein kinase 6-like has product MATETVLRRMGYTVLRKIGEGNFGQVKLATSEKHPNMVAIKIIDSRRGSSTLVQKFLPRELAILKKVKHPHIVEVHNIVKMNNGQVCIVMEAAISDLKREIKLRHHIPTGLAKTWFSQLVSAVVYLHKQDIVHRDLKCTNVLLTADYQVKLADFGLSRFSKGFPEMSETYCCTLFCAAPEVIRCQPYDPKKSDVWSLGVVLYVMVTGSVPFKEKRAHKLLRVQRKALQYPVGITVEEPCRAFISYMLQYDPSTRPSVTDVEKHPWLQSRQECETGEAAGPSVAEGKSAPQENLFGMPEKHPKVDGWEKVDGFSSKTDADEQNTIKRLKKIQVIGRFTVEVIDEQDGVSTSHQDISSPQEDNSSRAGASLTSRSVEAVGEECGCFSCSPLCATIKRAAKAYLVAPFLRTSQSLRGRMKRFFTVNCKVHNSSSAASTEAPASSSSKQSCEDGISDILLCGPVLEDEAVLPQPTVRQKSRRLKFPKFKH; this is encoded by the exons ATGGCCACTGAGACAGTCCTGAGACGAATGGGCTACACGGTGCTGCGCAAGATAGGTGAAGGGAATTTTGGCCAGGTTAAACTGGCCACCTCTGAAAAGCACCCCAACATGGTGGCTATTAAAATAATAGACAGCAGGAGGGGGTCAAGTACTTTAGTTCAGAAATTTCTGCCCCGGGAACTCGCCATTCTGAAAAAAGTGAAGCACCCTCACATTGTTGAGGTGCACAACATTGTTAAGATGAATAACGGACAGGTCTGTATCGTGATGGAAGCTGCTATAAGCGATCTCAAACGGGAGATCAAGCTGCGCCACCACATCCCCACTGGCCTGGCCAAAACCTGGTTCTCCCAGCTTGTCAGTGCTGTGGTCTACCTGCACAAGCAGGACATTGTGCATCGAGACCTCAAATGTACAAATGTTCTGCTGACAGCTGATTATCAAGTCAAGCTAGCAGACTTTGGTCTTTCACGCTTTTCAAAAGGCTTCCCAGAAATGAGTGAGACATATTGCTGCACTCTTTTCTGCGCTGCACCGGAGGTGATTAGGTGTCAGCCTTATGATCCGAAGAAAAGTGATGTGTGGAGCCTGGGAGTGGTTCTTTACGTAATGGTTACCGGGTCCGTGCCCTTTAAAGAAAAGCGTGCGCATAAATTGCTACGGGTCCAGCGTAAAGCCCTGCAGTATCCAGTTGGgatcacagtggaggagccctgtcgGGCCTTTATTTCCTACATGCTGCAGTACGACCCTTCAACTCGCCCGTCTGTGACAGATGTGGAAAAGCACCCATGGCTGCAGTCACGTCAAGAATG TGAAACGGGTGAGGCTGCAGGCCCGTCTGTAGCTGAGGGTAAAAGCGCTCCACAGGAAAATCTGTTTGGGATGCCTGAGAAACACCCTAAGGTAGATGGTTGGGAGAAGGTAGATGGTTTCTCCTCCAAAACTGACGCTGATGAGCAGAACACCATTAAGCGGTTGAAGAAAATaca AGTTATAGGCAGGTTCACTGTGGAAGTCATTGATGAACAGGATGGGGTAAGCACTTCTCATCAGGACATCAGTTCACCTCAGGAAGACAACAGCAGTAGAGCTGGGGCAAGTCTCACTTCCCGAAGCGTAGAGGCGGTGGGGGAGGAGTGCGGCTGCTTCAGCTGCAGTCCACTTTGTGCTACAATTAAAAGGGCAGCTAAAGCTTACCTTGTAGCACCGTTCCTCAGAACCTCCCAGTCACTTCGAGGGAGGATGAAGAGGTTCTTCACAGTGAACTGTAAGGTGCATAACTCCTCCAGTGCTGCCTCTACAGAAGCTCCTGCTTCTTCCAGTTCTAAACAAAGCTGTGAGGATGGGATTTCGGACATCTTGCTCTGTGGGCCGGTGCTTGAGGATGAAGCTGTtctcccacagcccacagtgagGCAGAAATCCAGGAGGCTGAAATTCcccaagtttaag CACTGA